GGTACCATCAGGTAAAACAGTACGCTACAGTAGGTGGCCATGAGCAGCGGATGAAAAAGGGCCGAGATGATTTTCATTAAAAAGCCCGTCACCTAGAGTTGTTTTCTCAGTCTGGCCACCGGAATATTCAATTGCTCGCGGTATTTAGCTACGGTTCGTCTTGCGATGTTGTAGCCCTCGGCACGGAGCATTTTTTCGAGTTTGTCATCGGAGAGTGGTTTGGCTTTGTCTTCCCCTTCTATGATTCCTTTCAGCTTGTGTTTCACCTCACGGCTACTCACATCCTCACCGGAGTCCGTAGCGATGCCCTCAGAGAAGAAATATTTCAAAGGATAAATCCCGAATTCGGTTTGAATGGCTTTGCTGTTGGCTACCCGAGACACTGTAGAGATGTCCATGTTGATGGTATCGGCAATGTCCTTCAGAATCATGGGTCTGAGTTTGGCCTCATCACCTTCCAGAAAATACTCGTACTGAAAGTCGATAATCGCTTGCATGGTATTCAGCAGGGTGTTTTGTCGCTGTTTGATGGCATCGATAAACCACTTGGCCGAATCCAGTTTTTGCTTAATGAACGTGACGGTTTCCTTGAGCTTTTTGTCGCGCTTGTCACTCTTGTCATAAGCATGCAGCATGTCGGAATAGGATCTACTGATCTGCAACTGCGGGGCGTTGCGTGAGTTGAGGGTGAGCTCCAGCTTACCATTGTTGTTGGTGAGCATAAAGTCAGGGATCAGGTACTGGGTTTTCACCAAATCTTCGCCGCTTCCGCCTGGCTTGGGGTTGAGCTTGGTGATCATGGCGATGGCGTCTTTCAGTGCCTCTTCGCTTTCGATGCCCAGCTTTTTGGCAATCTTGTCGTAGTGTTTTTTAGAAAATTCATTGAAGCACTTGTCCACGATGAGCCTGGCGATTTCCAGGTATTCCAGCTCCTCATCCTTGCGCTCTAGCTGGAGTAGGAGACACTCCTGGAGGTTTCGAGCACCGACTCCCGGAGGGTCAAAATTTTGAATCTTATAGAGGATGCTCTCCAGCTCCTCCACATCTGTTTCTATGTTTTGGGCGAAAGCCAGGTCATTGACGATGGCCTCCAGCTCCCTGCGGATGTAGCCATCTGCATCTATGCTCCCTATGAGCTGCTCACCGATCACATGCTGGCGCTCGTCCAGCCGGAGGTAACCAAACTGGGTCATGAGCTGCTCATGGAGGGTGCTGCCCACAGAGATGGGCATCTCTTTATCATCCTCATCCGGATTGCGGCCGTCCCCCTGCATTTTGTAACCTGAGAAGTCATCATGCAGGTACTCTTCGATGGTGGGCTCAGAGTTGTCAAACTCGTCCGGGGCATCATCCGCATAGTCATCTTCCTTTTCAGGTAAGCCTTCTTCCAGTGCAGGATTGATCTCCAGCTCTTCCTCTATGCGGGTATCCAGCTCTGCTGTGGGCACCTGCAGGAGCTTTATAAACTGTATCTGCTGCGGAGACAGTTTTTGGGATAATGATTGGGTAAGGTTGAGTTTTTGCATTGTTCAGTTTAGCTCAAAACCAAAATTATTCATATTTAAAGGATTCTTTGATTAAAACGGTAAATTATCGTTTTTTTGCCCTGTTTTTAACAGACTTAAGTTATTGATCCCGTGAGAGAAAAACGTACGAAAATCCAGGAAGTTTTGGCCAGAGAGCCAATAGGTGAGGAATTGACCCTGATGGGTTGGGTGAGGACCAAGCGAGCCAGCAAAAATGTGGCGTTTATAGCGCTGAATGATGGCTCTACGATCAATAACATTCAGGTAGTAGCGGACGTGGAGCAGTTTGGTGAGGAGGTGCTGAAAAAAGTGACCACAGGAGCCAGTATTGCTGCCACCGGGAAACTCGTGGCTTCTCAGGGTGCTGGTCAGTCGTGTGAGCTGATTGCCGAAAGTATTGAGGTTTTCGGGGAAGCAGATCCGGAGAAGTATCCGCTGCAGCCCAAAAAGCACAGCCTTGAATTTTTGCGTGAGATCGCTCATTTGCGTCTGCGCACGAATACTTTCAGCGCTATCATGCGGGTTCGCCATTCCATGGCTTTTGCGGTGCATCAGTTTTTCAATGATAAAGGATTTTTCTACATCAACACTCCCATCATCACGTCATCGGATGCTGAAGGTGCGGGTGAGGCTTTTAAGGTGACCAACTTTGAGCTGGATGCCATCCCCAGGAATGAGGAAGGCGGAATAGATTTTAAGAAGGACTTTTTCGAAAAAGAAGCCAACCTCACGGTGTCTGGTCAGCTGGAAGGAGAGCTGGCAGCTATGGCCCTGGCCGAAATTTACACTTTTGGGCCAACCTTTCGGGCAGAAAACTCCAACACCACCAGACACCTGGCGGAGTTTTGGATGATCGAGCCGGAGATGGCGTTTTACGACCTGAAGGACAACATGGACCTGGCCGAGGAGATGCTAAAGTACCTGGTGAAATATGCGCTGGACAACTGTGCGGACGACCTGGCATTTTTGGAGAAAAGAGCAGAGGAGGAAGATAAAAACAAACCTCAGACAGAGCGTGCAGAGATGACCCTCACTGAACGGTTGAAGTTTGTGTTGGAGAATGATTTCGAACGGGTGACATACACAGAGGCCATCGAGATCCTGAAGCGGTCAAAACCGAATCAGAAAAAGAAATTTCAGTACCTCATAGAAGAGTGGGGGGCAGACCTGCAGTCAGAGCATGAGCGCTTCCTGGTGGAGAAGCACTTCAAAAAACCTGTGATCCTCTATAACTACCCACGAGACATTAAGGCTTTCTACATGCGCCAAAATGACGATGGGAAGACCGTAGGCGCCATGGACATCCTTTTTCCGGGTATCGGAGAAATCATCGGTGGGTCGCAGCGTGAGGAGCGGATGGATAAGCTCACCGAAAGAATGAAAGCCATGGGCATCCCTGTGGAGGAGATGTCGTGGTATATGGATACCCGCCGGTTTGGATCGGTGCCACATAGTGGCTATGGTCTGGGCTTTGAGCGGATGATCCAGTTTGTCACAGGCATGGGCAATATCCGGGATGTGATCCCCTTCCCACGTACACCTGGCAACTGCGAGTTTTAAAAAAGTTTATTCAGGACTTCATCCCGATAGCTGGCACCTATCGGGATTTTTTTTGACCCGATAGTGAGATCATGGCCGGAGTGGCTGTCTACTCGATGGCTGTTCACAATGAAAGACTTGTGCACCCTCATGAAAGCTTCCTGAGGTAGCTCGGTTTCCAATTTTCGCAGCGACTCCAGTACAATGATTTTTTTGTCGGTGAGCACAAAGGTGACATACTCCTTGAGTCCTTCTATGTAAAGGATATCCGTTAGGGTAATTCTGTGGGTCTGACCGTCGGATTTGATGAGAAAATGCTCCGAAGTATTCGTAGGTGGAGTTTCTGAGGGTGCTTGCTTTTTCTGGATGACTTTGTTGACCGCACGCAGAAACCGATCGAAAGCTATAGGTTTCATCAGGTAGTCCGTTACTTCCAGCTCGTAGCCCTCCAGTGCATATTCAGAATAGGCCGTCGTGAGAATGATGTCTGGCTTGTGGCTGAGGGTTCTGATAAACTCCAGTCCGGTCAGTCCGGGCATTTGTATGTCCAGAAAAAGGATGTCAACCCGTTTGGAGGAGATTGTGGAAATGGCCTCCATGGGATTTTTGAACTCACCAAGGATGTTGAGTCCGGGTATTTTTTCCACATAAGTGCGGATAAGGGCCCGGGCAGGCTGTTCGTCATCTATGATGAGGCAGTTGAAGTTCATTTACAATCAATCTGAAGGTTTACGTGAAATACATTTTGCTCGATCTCCTTGAG
This Marinoscillum sp. 108 DNA region includes the following protein-coding sequences:
- the rpoN gene encoding RNA polymerase factor sigma-54 — protein: MQKLNLTQSLSQKLSPQQIQFIKLLQVPTAELDTRIEEELEINPALEEGLPEKEDDYADDAPDEFDNSEPTIEEYLHDDFSGYKMQGDGRNPDEDDKEMPISVGSTLHEQLMTQFGYLRLDERQHVIGEQLIGSIDADGYIRRELEAIVNDLAFAQNIETDVEELESILYKIQNFDPPGVGARNLQECLLLQLERKDEELEYLEIARLIVDKCFNEFSKKHYDKIAKKLGIESEEALKDAIAMITKLNPKPGGSGEDLVKTQYLIPDFMLTNNNGKLELTLNSRNAPQLQISRSYSDMLHAYDKSDKRDKKLKETVTFIKQKLDSAKWFIDAIKQRQNTLLNTMQAIIDFQYEYFLEGDEAKLRPMILKDIADTINMDISTVSRVANSKAIQTEFGIYPLKYFFSEGIATDSGEDVSSREVKHKLKGIIEGEDKAKPLSDDKLEKMLRAEGYNIARRTVAKYREQLNIPVARLRKQL
- the asnS gene encoding asparagine--tRNA ligase, with protein sequence MREKRTKIQEVLAREPIGEELTLMGWVRTKRASKNVAFIALNDGSTINNIQVVADVEQFGEEVLKKVTTGASIAATGKLVASQGAGQSCELIAESIEVFGEADPEKYPLQPKKHSLEFLREIAHLRLRTNTFSAIMRVRHSMAFAVHQFFNDKGFFYINTPIITSSDAEGAGEAFKVTNFELDAIPRNEEGGIDFKKDFFEKEANLTVSGQLEGELAAMALAEIYTFGPTFRAENSNTTRHLAEFWMIEPEMAFYDLKDNMDLAEEMLKYLVKYALDNCADDLAFLEKRAEEEDKNKPQTERAEMTLTERLKFVLENDFERVTYTEAIEILKRSKPNQKKKFQYLIEEWGADLQSEHERFLVEKHFKKPVILYNYPRDIKAFYMRQNDDGKTVGAMDILFPGIGEIIGGSQREERMDKLTERMKAMGIPVEEMSWYMDTRRFGSVPHSGYGLGFERMIQFVTGMGNIRDVIPFPRTPGNCEF
- a CDS encoding LytTR family DNA-binding domain-containing protein; protein product: MNFNCLIIDDEQPARALIRTYVEKIPGLNILGEFKNPMEAISTISSKRVDILFLDIQMPGLTGLEFIRTLSHKPDIILTTAYSEYALEGYELEVTDYLMKPIAFDRFLRAVNKVIQKKQAPSETPPTNTSEHFLIKSDGQTHRITLTDILYIEGLKEYVTFVLTDKKIIVLESLRKLETELPQEAFMRVHKSFIVNSHRVDSHSGHDLTIGSKKIPIGASYRDEVLNKLF